Proteins from a genomic interval of Anatilimnocola floriformis:
- a CDS encoding sulfatase, with the protein MSMKIWAAALLATVVFVGRPAFAADEVKQEKTKQPNILVIVADDLGWGELGFQGNKTIPTPNLDGLAAGGVRFTSGYVSGTVCSPTRAGLLTGRYQQRFGHEFNPGQQPEHQELGLSLNEKTLPDRLKAAGYATGMFGKWHLGNGPAYHPQKRGFDEYYGFLGGAHTYLAVGQGVNAVLRGTEPVAEIDHTTEAFARETAKFIEKNNEKPWFVYLPFNAVHGPLEAPEKYLQKYADIADPKRRSYAAMTHALDDAVGVVLAKVRELKQEENTLIVFFTDNGGPTAVNTSSNGPLHGFKATVWEGGVRVPFVLNWKGHLPAGKTYDQPIIQLDVQPTVLAAAGIAAKPEDKFEGVNLLPYLSGEKTGAPHESLFWRWGQQHAVRTGDWKLVDIGSGAQLFNLKDDIGEQTDLAAKHPEKLKELEATYAAWDKDNIAPKWGPGGGAGGKKKAGAKKKADN; encoded by the coding sequence ATGAGCATGAAGATTTGGGCCGCAGCGCTGCTGGCCACCGTCGTATTTGTTGGTCGGCCGGCGTTCGCTGCCGATGAAGTGAAGCAAGAAAAAACGAAGCAGCCGAACATCTTGGTGATCGTCGCCGATGATCTCGGTTGGGGTGAGCTCGGCTTTCAAGGGAACAAAACCATTCCCACGCCGAACCTCGATGGCTTGGCCGCGGGCGGTGTGCGGTTTACGTCGGGTTATGTCAGCGGCACTGTTTGTTCGCCAACGCGGGCCGGTTTGCTGACGGGCCGTTATCAGCAGCGCTTCGGCCATGAGTTCAACCCAGGGCAGCAGCCCGAACATCAAGAGCTTGGCTTGTCGCTCAACGAAAAGACCCTTCCCGATCGCCTGAAGGCCGCCGGTTACGCGACCGGCATGTTCGGCAAATGGCATCTCGGCAACGGGCCGGCCTATCATCCGCAGAAGCGCGGCTTTGATGAGTACTATGGCTTTCTCGGCGGCGCGCACACCTATCTCGCAGTCGGCCAGGGGGTGAACGCCGTCTTGCGCGGCACTGAACCGGTGGCTGAAATCGATCATACGACCGAAGCCTTTGCCCGCGAAACCGCCAAGTTCATCGAGAAGAACAATGAGAAGCCCTGGTTCGTTTACCTGCCATTCAACGCGGTACACGGTCCGCTCGAAGCGCCCGAAAAGTACTTGCAGAAGTACGCCGACATTGCCGATCCGAAGCGCCGCTCGTATGCAGCCATGACGCACGCGCTCGATGATGCGGTCGGGGTGGTGCTCGCGAAGGTGCGCGAACTGAAGCAAGAAGAAAACACGCTCATCGTGTTCTTCACCGACAACGGCGGACCGACGGCGGTCAACACTTCGTCGAATGGTCCGCTGCACGGTTTCAAAGCCACCGTGTGGGAAGGTGGCGTTCGCGTGCCGTTTGTTTTGAACTGGAAGGGGCATCTGCCGGCTGGCAAGACTTACGATCAACCGATCATTCAGCTCGATGTGCAACCGACGGTGCTCGCGGCCGCCGGAATCGCTGCGAAGCCGGAAGACAAATTCGAAGGTGTGAACCTGCTGCCGTATCTGTCGGGCGAAAAAACCGGCGCGCCGCACGAATCACTCTTCTGGCGGTGGGGCCAGCAGCACGCGGTCCGCACGGGCGATTGGAAACTGGTCGACATCGGCAGCGGCGCGCAGCTCTTCAACCTGAAGGACGACATCGGCGAACAAACCGATCTCGCCGCCAAGCATCCAGAAAAACTGAAAGAGCTCGAAGCCACTTACGCGGCTTGGGACAAGGACAACATCGCTCCCAAATGGGGTCCCGGCGGCGGTGCTGGCGGCAAGAAAAAGGCGGGTGCGAAGAAGAAAGCGGACAACTAA
- a CDS encoding DUF1559 family PulG-like putative transporter — MTNLLARRISRTTFSRSAFTLVELLVVIAIIGVLVALLLPAVQAAREAARRMQCNNHMRQWSLGCHNYHDTFLAFPQGRLDPAVGGYRWSMQASVLPYIEQGNLFQKIDYSAPASMSDPQITNAKIKICYCPSDMDRMTNTADSGNAVGQGRTSYRSSGGSDTGWILSGSAINIAASPEYNNGLFVTNRVIKMSDVTDGTSNTALLSEAVLGDGDQNKISPLGDYFEIGYGPADPTPADRLEVYNACVALVPTASTPQWSYSGRYWYVGNYAVSRYNHIMPPNGKSCACSGAGALNVRMNYKGTATTASSRHPNGVNLALVDGSVRFVTSSIKIETWWALGSRDGGEVLGDY; from the coding sequence GTGACTAATCTCCTCGCGCGAAGGATTTCGCGCACCACTTTTTCCCGCTCAGCCTTCACACTCGTCGAACTGCTGGTCGTCATCGCGATCATCGGCGTGCTCGTGGCGCTGTTGCTCCCTGCCGTGCAAGCGGCCCGCGAAGCAGCTCGTCGCATGCAATGCAACAACCACATGCGGCAGTGGTCCCTTGGTTGCCACAACTATCACGATACGTTCCTCGCCTTTCCACAGGGTCGGCTCGATCCTGCGGTCGGCGGCTATCGCTGGAGCATGCAGGCTTCGGTGCTCCCCTACATCGAGCAGGGGAATCTGTTTCAAAAGATCGACTACTCGGCGCCGGCGAGCATGAGTGATCCGCAAATCACCAACGCCAAGATCAAGATCTGCTACTGCCCTTCGGACATGGACCGCATGACGAACACCGCCGACTCAGGCAATGCCGTGGGTCAAGGGCGAACGAGCTATCGCTCGAGCGGCGGCAGCGACACCGGCTGGATTCTCTCTGGCTCGGCGATCAACATCGCGGCTAGTCCCGAATACAACAACGGTCTGTTCGTCACCAACCGCGTGATAAAGATGAGCGACGTGACCGACGGCACTTCGAATACTGCGCTCCTTTCTGAAGCAGTGCTCGGCGATGGCGATCAAAACAAGATCTCGCCGCTCGGCGATTATTTCGAAATCGGCTACGGCCCCGCCGATCCCACTCCTGCCGATCGGCTCGAAGTTTACAACGCGTGCGTGGCGCTGGTTCCGACCGCATCGACGCCGCAGTGGTCTTACTCGGGCCGCTACTGGTACGTGGGGAACTACGCGGTCTCGCGCTACAACCACATCATGCCGCCGAACGGCAAGAGCTGCGCGTGCAGCGGCGCTGGTGCGCTCAATGTGCGGATGAACTACAAGGGAACCGCCACGACGGCTTCGAGCCGCCATCCGAACGGCGTGAACCTCGCGCTAGTCGACGGCAGTGTGCGGTTTGTCACTAGCAGCATCAAGATCGAAACCTGGTGGGCACTCGGCAGCCGCGACGGCGGCGAAGTGTTGGGAGATTACTAA
- a CDS encoding glucuronate isomerase: MSLELRRRIFDQLDSLVIIDPHTHINPLDPASHTLADILGYHYYTELAHSAGLPQETIEDATLSPKEKVGLLIDNLGAISNTIQWSWFVEMAQKLFGFQGDSIDSSNWEQLYDDAEAQMSYSGWADKVLETSKLSAVFLTNEFDDPLEDFDTKKYIPCLRTDDLVFKLSQYNVRERLERMSGIRATTPEALRQAIGTLFDHFVSKGARACAISLPPDFAPQKISANRALSALEAIEQSGAECHDTHKKAISNFVFWTLCEYCQEFGLPFDLMIGVNRSVYPAGVHQGRDLYDSRVSLHQYKEAFNAFPTVKFPLSVLASVTNQELTSYAWIFPNVITSGHWWYSNTPTFIEHDLSARLEAVPRTKQIGYYSDAYKLEFAQPKFAMYKRCLAKVLAEKFVQDRGWSEEQAVALGTQVLQGNTEAIFPEVPIDKVMMRREQAQESYAAVAGGFPEEHDTFDSVAGPKLGELPSAGGIGLPIGGALAAGALGAAASHLSQGSFEHRYEPAADSDLDAVELETPALDAEPLSAESPLSTFETPSFETPSFEEESFEAQPMEEESLEAQPFETQPFETQRYEHVAASDDHLDLDGELSLDPEWKHDSVPMEPSGSMIGMHTEPLLDSFEDESLPAGEIIADGEELPAAEIIADEEELPAAEIVEDEIVDDGEIVLETVELETVEEAPAESEFELALDEPQPTQPSEFATNATVPFDPTAWADAEPAEAAPEAEEEIIESAEIIPDEEAAPVEPIAVADEDFDDMLEALDLEPENPSDLTPPATDDPPEAEPDDPFSFLKK, encoded by the coding sequence ATGTCGCTGGAATTACGCCGCCGGATTTTCGACCAACTCGATTCGCTGGTCATCATCGACCCGCACACGCACATCAATCCGCTCGACCCGGCTTCGCACACGCTCGCCGATATTCTTGGCTACCACTATTACACCGAGCTCGCTCACTCGGCTGGCCTGCCGCAAGAAACCATCGAAGACGCCACCCTCTCGCCCAAGGAAAAGGTGGGCTTGCTGATCGACAACCTGGGCGCGATCAGCAACACCATTCAGTGGAGCTGGTTCGTCGAGATGGCCCAAAAGCTCTTCGGCTTTCAAGGCGATTCGATCGACAGCAGCAACTGGGAACAGCTCTACGATGACGCCGAAGCCCAGATGAGCTACTCCGGTTGGGCCGACAAAGTGCTCGAAACCAGCAAGCTCTCGGCTGTCTTCCTGACGAACGAGTTCGACGATCCGCTCGAAGACTTCGACACCAAGAAGTACATCCCCTGCCTCCGCACCGACGACCTCGTCTTCAAGCTCTCGCAGTACAACGTTCGCGAGCGACTCGAGCGGATGTCGGGCATTCGCGCCACCACGCCCGAAGCGCTTCGCCAAGCCATCGGCACGCTGTTCGATCACTTCGTCAGCAAGGGTGCTCGCGCTTGTGCGATTTCGCTGCCGCCGGATTTCGCGCCGCAAAAGATCTCGGCCAATCGCGCCCTCTCCGCTCTCGAAGCCATCGAGCAATCGGGCGCCGAATGCCACGACACGCACAAGAAGGCCATCAGCAATTTCGTCTTCTGGACGCTCTGCGAATACTGCCAGGAGTTCGGCTTGCCGTTCGATCTGATGATCGGCGTCAATCGCAGCGTCTATCCCGCCGGTGTGCATCAAGGTCGCGACCTGTACGACAGCCGCGTGTCGCTGCATCAATACAAGGAAGCGTTCAATGCCTTCCCTACGGTCAAGTTCCCACTCTCAGTGCTCGCCAGCGTCACCAATCAAGAGCTGACGAGCTACGCCTGGATCTTCCCGAACGTCATCACCAGCGGTCACTGGTGGTACTCAAACACACCGACGTTCATCGAGCACGACCTGAGCGCTCGCCTCGAAGCCGTGCCGCGGACAAAGCAGATCGGCTACTACAGCGACGCCTACAAGCTGGAGTTCGCGCAGCCGAAGTTCGCCATGTACAAGCGCTGCTTGGCCAAGGTTCTCGCCGAAAAATTCGTGCAAGACCGCGGCTGGAGCGAAGAACAGGCCGTCGCCCTCGGCACCCAAGTGCTGCAAGGCAATACCGAAGCGATCTTCCCCGAAGTCCCGATCGATAAGGTGATGATGCGCCGCGAACAGGCTCAAGAATCATACGCAGCCGTGGCTGGCGGTTTCCCCGAAGAGCACGACACGTTCGATTCGGTCGCTGGGCCGAAGCTAGGCGAACTGCCGTCCGCTGGCGGCATTGGTTTGCCCATCGGCGGAGCTCTCGCAGCCGGCGCGCTCGGCGCTGCCGCCTCGCACCTCTCGCAGGGCAGCTTCGAACATCGCTACGAACCAGCCGCTGACTCGGACCTGGATGCAGTGGAGCTCGAAACACCTGCGCTCGACGCCGAACCCCTGTCGGCAGAGTCGCCGCTCTCCACGTTCGAAACGCCGTCGTTCGAAACGCCGTCGTTCGAAGAAGAGTCGTTCGAAGCGCAGCCGATGGAAGAGGAGTCTCTCGAAGCTCAACCGTTTGAAACGCAGCCATTTGAAACACAGCGTTACGAACATGTGGCAGCGAGCGACGATCATCTCGACCTCGACGGCGAACTGTCGCTCGATCCGGAATGGAAACACGACAGCGTGCCGATGGAACCATCGGGCTCGATGATCGGCATGCACACCGAGCCGCTGCTCGATAGCTTCGAAGACGAGTCGCTCCCCGCCGGCGAAATCATTGCCGACGGTGAAGAACTTCCAGCCGCTGAAATCATTGCTGACGAAGAGGAACTCCCGGCCGCTGAGATTGTCGAAGATGAAATCGTCGACGACGGCGAGATCGTGCTCGAAACTGTTGAACTCGAAACCGTCGAAGAAGCGCCGGCTGAAAGCGAATTCGAACTCGCGCTCGACGAACCACAGCCGACACAACCCAGCGAGTTCGCTACCAACGCCACCGTGCCGTTCGACCCAACTGCCTGGGCCGATGCCGAGCCGGCAGAAGCAGCTCCCGAAGCCGAAGAAGAGATCATCGAATCGGCTGAAATCATTCCGGACGAAGAGGCAGCCCCGGTAGAGCCTATCGCCGTCGCCGACGAGGACTTCGACGACATGCTGGAAGCCCTCGACCTCGAGCCGGAAAACCCGAGCGACCTCACTCCGCCAGCCACCGACGATCCACCGGAAGCCGAACCGGATGATCCCTTCAGCTTCTTGAAGAAGTAA
- a CDS encoding MFS transporter, whose protein sequence is MSLATLEPTPALAATVTDAPRAKTQSERALDALTFFLADVADGLGPFLAIYVTSTRGWTSGEAGMAMAAMLLGTILSQTFVGAWIDRLRAKRMAIVGAAVLVATCCVVMYYLPLRSVIFGSQFLAGVAVTVFPPAIAAISLGLVGRRRLATRVGRNEGFNHGGNVCAAALAAGLSYAFGSGGVFYGVAAMALASAIATTFIREEDIDHNLARGADAEDGETEVVSLSQLFSDSRIWWFTTAVVLFHFANAAMLPLVGQKVSVNYKETAAIWMAACIIVAQFVMVPVAIFAGNHIDTWGRRAIFLIGFSVLPIRGLLYTLTDNPALLIANQILDGIGAGIFGVAAVVMVADLTRGTGRFNFLQGLIATAVGLGAAASNLLTGFLVDAFGFNAGFIFLSAIALVSLAVFFLRVMDTRESGLLNADRPA, encoded by the coding sequence ATGTCGCTCGCGACGCTTGAACCTACCCCCGCCCTGGCGGCCACCGTTACCGATGCTCCGCGCGCGAAGACGCAGAGCGAACGGGCTCTCGATGCCCTGACGTTTTTCCTGGCCGATGTCGCCGATGGGCTGGGGCCGTTTTTGGCTATTTATGTGACGTCGACGCGCGGCTGGACGTCGGGCGAAGCGGGCATGGCGATGGCAGCGATGCTGCTCGGCACGATTTTGAGTCAGACGTTTGTCGGCGCGTGGATCGATCGACTCCGCGCGAAACGGATGGCCATCGTCGGTGCTGCCGTACTGGTCGCGACGTGCTGCGTTGTCATGTACTACTTGCCGCTCCGGAGCGTCATTTTTGGTTCGCAGTTTTTGGCGGGAGTCGCAGTGACGGTTTTTCCACCGGCGATCGCGGCCATCAGCCTCGGACTGGTCGGACGGAGACGGCTGGCGACGCGCGTCGGTCGCAACGAAGGCTTCAATCACGGCGGCAATGTGTGCGCTGCGGCACTCGCGGCGGGACTGAGTTATGCGTTCGGCAGCGGCGGTGTTTTTTATGGTGTTGCCGCGATGGCGCTGGCCAGCGCAATTGCGACGACGTTCATTCGCGAGGAAGACATCGATCACAACCTGGCCCGTGGCGCCGATGCGGAAGATGGCGAAACGGAAGTGGTCTCGCTGAGTCAATTATTTAGCGACAGCAGAATCTGGTGGTTCACCACGGCCGTCGTGCTGTTTCACTTTGCGAATGCAGCCATGTTGCCGCTCGTCGGGCAAAAGGTCTCGGTGAATTACAAAGAGACGGCGGCGATCTGGATGGCGGCCTGCATCATCGTCGCACAGTTTGTGATGGTGCCGGTGGCGATCTTTGCTGGCAACCACATCGATACTTGGGGCCGGCGAGCGATTTTTTTGATCGGGTTTTCGGTGCTGCCGATTCGCGGCTTGCTGTACACGTTGACCGATAATCCGGCGCTGCTGATTGCGAATCAAATTCTCGATGGCATTGGTGCGGGCATCTTCGGCGTAGCCGCGGTGGTGATGGTGGCTGATCTCACACGCGGCACGGGTCGATTCAATTTCCTGCAGGGGCTGATCGCGACTGCCGTGGGACTGGGGGCCGCGGCGAGTAACTTGCTGACGGGATTTCTCGTTGATGCGTTTGGGTTCAACGCGGGTTTTATTTTCCTCTCGGCAATCGCCCTCGTTTCACTCGCAGTGTTCTTTCTGCGAGTGATGGACACACGCGAGAGCGGCTTGCTTAACGCTGATCGGCCTGCGTGA
- a CDS encoding efflux RND transporter periplasmic adaptor subunit: protein MPDTLITPAITSPHSRTRSQVIRVISDEPSTGWSWRSFAWPAVVLGVAVPALAAFKPWEGLSHEAPTHQTEFALARFVTLAQPQAMTAGSVVLPATIRPWQSTDLNARVSGYLKAWHADLGDNVKAGQLLAEIETPELDQEVAEGEAQAAEALAAAVQARAERAEAQAELNVAIAQLARVDAETELVRTQYVRRESLLAKHAVSQEEFDSFQKQYEARIADVKAAQADVARRRTSLETKAAIITAREATANSRQANVERLKELQGFQKITAPFAGRVTRRDAEVGMLVSSSSKPLFTIEDVSRVRVQISVPQSHAAQLDVGATATITVPESRQPAISAQITRISGAIEVANRSMLAEVELDNAATRLQPGSYAQVLLATSASSANWTIPASTLQMRVEGPRVAVIDEQNRVEIRTVTLGRDLGDRVQVNSGIHGGERLVVNPTDDLANGHTVTTDKLTQADQR from the coding sequence ATGCCTGACACACTCATTACTCCCGCGATTACTTCCCCACACTCGCGGACCCGTTCACAGGTCATTCGGGTGATCTCGGATGAACCCTCAACCGGTTGGTCGTGGCGGTCTTTCGCTTGGCCGGCCGTTGTGCTCGGCGTGGCGGTTCCCGCGCTGGCGGCTTTCAAACCGTGGGAAGGCCTCTCGCACGAAGCTCCCACGCATCAAACCGAATTTGCTCTAGCGCGGTTCGTTACGCTCGCTCAACCGCAGGCGATGACGGCGGGAAGTGTGGTGCTCCCCGCGACGATTCGTCCCTGGCAATCGACCGATCTGAATGCTCGTGTCAGCGGTTATCTCAAAGCCTGGCACGCCGATCTGGGCGACAACGTGAAGGCCGGCCAATTGCTGGCCGAAATCGAAACGCCGGAACTCGATCAAGAAGTCGCCGAAGGGGAAGCTCAAGCAGCCGAAGCACTCGCCGCCGCCGTGCAAGCTCGCGCCGAACGGGCCGAAGCGCAAGCGGAGCTGAATGTTGCCATCGCCCAACTCGCTCGTGTCGATGCCGAAACAGAACTAGTGCGAACGCAATATGTTCGCCGCGAGAGCTTGCTCGCCAAGCATGCAGTATCGCAAGAAGAATTCGATTCCTTCCAAAAACAGTACGAAGCTCGCATCGCTGATGTGAAAGCTGCCCAAGCCGATGTCGCGCGGCGACGGACGAGCCTCGAAACCAAGGCTGCGATCATCACCGCTCGCGAAGCCACGGCCAACAGTCGCCAGGCCAATGTCGAGCGTCTGAAAGAGCTCCAAGGCTTTCAAAAGATCACCGCGCCCTTCGCCGGTCGAGTCACTCGCCGCGATGCCGAGGTCGGCATGCTCGTCTCCAGCAGCAGCAAGCCCCTCTTCACCATCGAAGATGTGAGCCGTGTTCGCGTGCAGATCAGCGTGCCGCAATCGCATGCGGCCCAGCTCGATGTGGGCGCAACGGCAACGATCACCGTTCCCGAATCGCGACAGCCAGCGATTTCCGCGCAGATCACTCGCATTTCTGGCGCGATCGAAGTCGCCAATCGTTCGATGCTCGCCGAAGTTGAGCTCGACAACGCCGCGACCCGTCTGCAGCCGGGGAGTTACGCTCAAGTGTTGCTCGCTACTTCCGCCAGCAGCGCCAACTGGACGATTCCGGCCAGCACGCTGCAGATGCGAGTCGAAGGGCCGCGGGTGGCGGTGATCGACGAACAAAACCGCGTCGAGATTCGCACGGTCACTCTCGGCCGCGACTTAGGCGACCGCGTGCAAGTCAACTCCGGCATTCATGGCGGCGAACGCCTGGTGGTGAATCCGACCGATGACCTCGCGAACGGTCACACCGTGACGACCGACAAACTCACGCAGGCCGATCAGCGTTAA
- a CDS encoding efflux RND transporter permease subunit, with product MWIVQLALKRPYTFVVMALLIVVLGTTAIRQMRTDIFPEIDIPVVTVIWTYKGMETAEVERRITTYSEYAISSNVNDIKRMESQTLNGVGVIKIYFHPGVNIGVAMSQVTSTTQAIRAVMPPGIQPPIIVRYNASSVPILQIGLSSDTMSEEEVYDYGLYILRTQLSTVQGLTMPTPSGGRERQVMVDIDPQLLQAKGISPKEVADAISSYNLAYPTGVARIDTHEYPVTLNNTPLTPAAFNDIPLKQVNGATVFLRDVAQVRDGSNSQTTVVRRNGSRGALVTLLKNGNASTLDIVHQVKAMMPDIQAAAPKSLKVELLFDQSLFVTAAIEGVVIESIIAGLLTATMILVFLGSWRSTLIVAVSIPLAILSSIVMLFLLGHSLNVMTLGGLALAVGILVDDATVEIENIHRNLGLGKPLRQAILDGAMQIAGPTFVSTLTISIVFVSVLFLEGPPKYLFTPLALAVAFAMLASYLLSRTIVPTMVDYLLPAELQHGHGGGTGLFARFHAAFERQFEKFRDAYVALLNWNLQHRVAVFVIFGLVTISGFIALPWVGRDFFPTVDTGQFRLHVRAPAGTRVEQTERYFSEVEAAIREIIPKHEVELVLDNIGLPNRTYAMAFGDSATTGMADGEILVSLAHHRGKSTPAYIADLRRELPGRFPQLVFFFQPADIVSQILNFGLPAPIDIQIAGMNRKENYALANEITQRIRSIHGVQDVHQHQVMNVPKLHVEVDQTRARELGLTQQDVANSLLVSLSGSGQVQPNYWVDPALGISYLVETRTPTYKLDTVDSISGLPLTSPQQGGVQLLSNVAQVQRSVTPEIANHTNVQPVFDVYANVQGRDLGSVATEINQILDEFRGKLAPGNTITMRGQVESMESAFFRLGLGLVFAAVLVYLLMVVNFQSWLDPFIIITALPGAFVGIVWALLLWQTTFSVPALMGAIMSIGVASANSILLVTFANEQRTEGKNAFEAALEAGRTRMRPVLMTALAMIIGMLPMSLGLGEGGEQNAPLGRAVIGGLFVATLTTLLFVPVVYSLLRTRQPVAAE from the coding sequence ATGTGGATCGTACAACTTGCCCTCAAGCGGCCTTATACCTTCGTCGTGATGGCTCTGCTGATTGTCGTGCTCGGTACGACCGCGATTCGGCAGATGCGAACGGATATTTTTCCGGAGATCGACATTCCGGTCGTCACGGTGATCTGGACCTACAAAGGGATGGAAACGGCGGAGGTCGAGCGGCGGATTACGACCTACAGCGAGTACGCGATTAGCTCAAATGTGAACGACATCAAGCGGATGGAATCGCAAACGCTCAACGGCGTGGGGGTGATCAAGATTTACTTTCACCCCGGTGTGAACATCGGCGTGGCCATGTCGCAGGTCACGTCGACCACGCAAGCGATTCGGGCTGTGATGCCGCCCGGCATTCAGCCGCCGATCATTGTGCGCTACAACGCCTCGAGCGTGCCGATTCTGCAGATCGGTTTGAGCAGCGACACGATGTCGGAAGAAGAGGTGTACGACTACGGTCTGTATATTCTTCGCACGCAACTCTCGACCGTGCAGGGCCTGACCATGCCGACGCCCTCGGGTGGTCGCGAACGGCAAGTGATGGTCGATATCGATCCACAGCTGCTGCAAGCCAAGGGAATCTCGCCGAAAGAGGTCGCCGACGCGATCAGTTCCTACAACCTCGCCTACCCAACCGGTGTGGCCCGCATCGATACGCACGAATATCCTGTGACGCTCAACAACACGCCTCTCACACCAGCGGCGTTCAACGACATTCCGCTGAAGCAAGTCAACGGCGCGACGGTGTTTCTCCGCGACGTGGCTCAAGTGCGCGACGGCAGCAATTCGCAAACCACGGTCGTGCGCCGCAACGGCAGCCGCGGCGCACTCGTCACGCTGTTGAAGAACGGCAACGCCTCGACGCTCGACATCGTGCATCAAGTGAAGGCGATGATGCCGGATATTCAAGCCGCAGCGCCGAAGAGTCTGAAAGTGGAACTCCTCTTCGATCAATCGCTGTTCGTCACGGCGGCCATCGAAGGTGTGGTGATCGAAAGCATCATCGCTGGTTTGCTCACAGCGACGATGATTCTGGTGTTCCTCGGCAGCTGGCGGAGCACGCTGATCGTGGCCGTTTCGATTCCGCTGGCGATTCTCTCGTCGATCGTGATGCTCTTTCTGCTTGGACACTCGTTGAACGTGATGACGCTTGGCGGCCTGGCTCTGGCGGTCGGCATTCTGGTCGATGATGCGACGGTGGAGATCGAAAACATTCACCGCAATCTGGGGCTCGGCAAACCACTCCGTCAGGCGATTCTCGACGGTGCTATGCAAATCGCCGGGCCGACATTTGTGTCCACGCTGACCATCAGCATCGTGTTTGTCTCGGTGCTGTTCCTCGAAGGGCCGCCGAAGTATCTCTTCACGCCGCTCGCGTTGGCTGTGGCGTTTGCGATGCTCGCATCGTACCTGCTGTCGCGGACAATCGTGCCGACGATGGTCGATTATTTGCTGCCAGCCGAACTGCAGCATGGCCATGGCGGTGGAACGGGCCTGTTCGCTCGTTTTCATGCGGCTTTTGAACGGCAATTCGAAAAATTCCGCGACGCCTATGTCGCGCTGCTCAACTGGAACTTGCAGCATCGCGTGGCGGTGTTTGTGATCTTCGGCCTGGTGACGATCAGCGGCTTCATCGCCCTGCCGTGGGTCGGCCGCGACTTCTTTCCGACGGTCGATACCGGTCAATTCCGCCTGCACGTGCGAGCTCCGGCTGGCACCCGCGTGGAACAAACCGAACGCTACTTCAGCGAAGTGGAAGCGGCCATTCGCGAGATCATTCCGAAGCATGAAGTCGAACTCGTCCTCGATAACATCGGCCTGCCGAATCGCACCTACGCGATGGCCTTCGGCGACAGCGCCACAACCGGCATGGCCGACGGTGAGATCCTTGTCTCGCTGGCTCATCATCGCGGCAAGTCGACACCGGCTTATATCGCTGACCTGCGACGCGAACTGCCGGGACGTTTTCCGCAGCTGGTCTTCTTCTTTCAACCGGCGGATATCGTCAGCCAGATTTTGAACTTTGGTTTGCCGGCCCCGATCGATATTCAAATCGCGGGTATGAACCGCAAAGAAAACTACGCCCTGGCCAACGAAATTACGCAACGCATTCGCAGCATTCACGGCGTGCAAGATGTGCATCAGCATCAAGTGATGAACGTGCCGAAGCTGCATGTCGAAGTCGATCAGACTCGCGCTCGCGAACTCGGTCTCACACAGCAAGACGTCGCCAATAGCTTGCTGGTTTCGCTCTCCGGGAGCGGCCAGGTGCAACCGAATTACTGGGTCGATCCCGCCCTCGGCATTTCTTATCTCGTCGAAACGCGTACGCCGACGTACAAGCTCGACACGGTCGATTCGATCTCTGGTTTGCCGCTCACTTCACCGCAACAAGGCGGCGTGCAATTGCTGTCGAACGTTGCTCAAGTGCAGCGCAGCGTGACGCCGGAAATCGCCAATCACACGAACGTGCAGCCGGTGTTCGATGTCTACGCCAACGTGCAAGGTCGCGACCTCGGCAGCGTGGCGACTGAGATCAACCAGATCCTCGACGAATTCCGCGGCAAGCTCGCTCCTGGCAACACCATCACCATGCGTGGCCAGGTCGAGAGCATGGAGTCGGCATTCTTCCGGCTTGGCCTTGGTCTCGTCTTTGCCGCTGTGCTCGTCTACTTACTGATGGTGGTGAATTTCCAGAGCTGGCTCGATCCGTTCATCATCATCACGGCGTTGCCGGGTGCGTTTGTCGGCATCGTGTGGGCGCTGCTCCTGTGGCAGACAACGTTCAGTGTGCCTGCCCTGATGGGCGCCATCATGTCGATCGGCGTGGCTTCGGCGAACAGCATTCTGCTGGTCACCTTTGCCAACGAACAACGGACCGAAGGGAAGAATGCTTTCGAAGCCGCGCTCGAAGCTGGCCGCACGCGGATGCGTCCCGTGCTGATGACCGCGCTCGCCATGATCATCGGCATGTTGCCCATGTCGCTGGGCCTGGGTGAAGGTGGCGAACAAAACGCGCCGCTCGGCCGGGCCGTGATCGGCGGGCTGTTTGTGGCCACGCTCACGACGTTGCTGTTCGTGCCCGTGGTTTACAGCCTGCTGCGAACTCGGCAGCCCGTCGCGGCCGAGTGA